A DNA window from Leopardus geoffroyi isolate Oge1 chromosome A1, O.geoffroyi_Oge1_pat1.0, whole genome shotgun sequence contains the following coding sequences:
- the SLITRK1 gene encoding SLIT and NTRK-like protein 1: MLLWILLLETSLCFAAGNVTGDVCKEKICSCNEIEGDLHVDCEKKGFTSLQRFTAPTSQFYHLFLHGNSLTRLFPNEFANFYNAVSLHMENNGLHEIVPGAFLGLQLVKRLHINNNKIKSFRKQTFLGLDDLEYLQADFNLLRDIDPGAFQDLNKLEVLILNDNLISTLPANVFQYVPITHLDLRGNRLKTLPYEEVLEQIPGIAEILLEDNPWDCTCDLLSLKEWLENIPKNALIGRVVCEAPTRLQGKDLNETTEQDLCPLKNRVDSSLPAPPAQEETFAPGPLPTPFKTNGQEDHATPGSAPNGGTKIPGNWQIKIRPTAAIATGGARNKPQTNGLPCPGGCSCDHIPGSGLKMNCNNRNVSSLADLKPKLSNVQELFLRDNKIHSIRKSHFVDYKNLILLDLGNNNIATVENNTFKNLLDLRWLYMDSNYLDTLSREKFAGLQNLEYLNVEYNAIQLILPGTFNAMPKLRILILNNNLLRSLPVDVFAGVSLSKLSLHNNYFMYLPVAGVLDQLTSIIQIDLHGNPWECSCTIVPFKQWAERLGSEVLMSDLKCETPVNFFRKDFMLLSNDEICPQLYARISPTLTSHSKNSTGLAETGTHSNSYLDTSRVSISVLVPGLLLVFVTSAFTVVGMLVFILRNRKRSKRRDANSSASEINSLQTVCDSSYWHNGPYNADGAHRVYDCGSHSLSD; the protein is encoded by the coding sequence atgctgctttggattctgttgctGGAGACGTCTCTTTGTTTTGCCGCTGGAAACGTTACAGGGGACGTTTGTAAAGAGAAGATCTGTTCCTGCAATGAGATAGAAGGGGACCTGCACGTAGACTGTGAAAAAAAGGGCTTTACAAGTCTGCAGCGTTTCACCGCCCCGACTTCCCAGTTTTACCATCTATTTCTGCATGGTAATTCCCTCACTCGACTTTTCCCTAATGAGTTTGCTAACTTTTATAATGCGGTTAGCTTGCACATGGAAAACAATGGCTTGCATGAAATCGTTCCTGGGGCTTTTCTGGGGCTGCAGCTGGTGAAAAGGCTGCacatcaacaacaacaagatCAAGTCTTTTCGAAAGCAGACTTTTCTGGGTCTGGACGATCTGGAATACCTCCAGGCCGATTTTAATTTATTACGGGATATAGACCCGGGGGCCTTCCAGGACTTGAACAAGCTGGAGGTACTCATTTTAAATGACAATCTCATCAGCACCCTACCTGCCAACGTGTTCCAGTatgtgcccatcacccacctcgaCCTCCGGGGAAACAGGCTGAAAACGCTGCCCTATGAGGAGGTCTTGGAGCAAATCCCTGGCATTGCTGAGATCCTGCTAGAGGATAACCCGTGGGACTGCACCTGTGATCTCCTCTCCCTGAAAGAATGGCTGGAAAACATTCCCAAAAATGCTCTGATCGGCCGAGTTGTCTGTGAAGCCCCCACCAGACTGCAGGGGAAAGACCTCAATGAAACCACAGAACAGGACTTGTGTCCTTTGAAAAACAGAGTGGATTCCAGTCTCCCGGCGCCCCCTGCCCAAGAAGAGACCTTCGCTCCTGGCCCCCTGCCAACTCCTTTCAAGACAAATGGGCAAGAGGATCATGCCACCCCAGGGTCTGCTCCAAACGGAGGTACAAAGATCCCAGGCAACTGGCAGATCAAAATAAGACCCACTGCTGCGATAGCGACCGGCGGCGCCAGAAACAAGCCCCAAACCAATGGCTTGCCTTGCCCTGGGGGCTGCAGCTGCGACCACATCCCAGGGTCGGGTTTAAAGATGAACTGCAACAACCGGAACGTGAGCAGCTTGGCTGATTTGAAGCCCAAGCTTTCCAATGTGCAGGAGCTTTTCCTTCGAGATAACAAGATACATAGCATCCGAAAATCGCACTTTGTGGATTACAAGAATCTCATTCTGTTAGACCTCGGCAACAACAACATTGCCACCGTAGAGAACAACACTTTTAAGAACCTTTTGGACCTCAGGTGGCTGTATATGGATAGCAATTACCTGGACACGCTGTCCCGGGAGAAATTCGCCGGGCTGCAAAACCTCGAGTACCTGAACGTGGAGTACAATGCAATCCAGCTCATCCTTCCTGGCACCTTCAATGCCATGCCCAAACTAAGGATCCTCATTCTCAACAACAACTTGCTGAGGTCCCTACCCGTGGACGTGTTCGCTGGGGTCTCGCTCTCTAAGCTCAGTCTGCACAACAATTATTTCATGTACCTTCCAGTGGCAGGGGTACTGGACCAGTTAACCTCCATCATCCAGATAGACCTGCACGGAAACCCTTGGGAGTGCTCCTGCACCATTGTGCCTTTTAAGCAATGGGCAGAACGCCTGGGTTCCGAAGTGCTGATGAGCGACCTCAAGTGTGAGACGCCGGTGAACTTCTTTAGGAAGGATTTCATGCTCCTCTCCAATGACGAGATCTGCCCCCAGCTGTACGCGAGGATCTCGCCCACGCTAACTTCGCACAGTAAAAACAGCACTGGGTTGGCGGAGACCGGGACGCACTCCAACTCCTATCTAGACACCAGCAGGGTGTCCATCTCGGTGTTGGTCCCGGGACTGCTGCTGGTGTTTGTCACCTCCGCCTTCACTGTAGTGGGCATGCTCGTGTTTATCCTGAGGAATAGAAAACGATCTAAGAGAAGGGACGCCAACTCCTCGGCGTCCGAAATTAATTCCCTACAGACAGTCTGTGACTCTTCCTACTGGCACAATGGGCCTTACAACGCAGATGGGGCCCACAGAGTATATGACTGTGGCTCCCACTCACTCTCAGACTAA